The genomic region GATGTGATATATTGTTTTTAGCATGCATATATGAGATTTGATATATGATGGCTCAATGAACATTATTGTCGCACTTAAAGTGCAATtgcaattttttaaaagtttacaaGTACAAATATAGTATAATCATAGTACAAAACAGAAATGCTTGTTTGAACAATTATAATAAATCAATACAAATAAATTAAGAATTTGAATAATTCAAATTAAAAGCCATACATGATAATAATGCATGGTGGGATTCAAATGTGGATACTCAAATACTCAATGTCAAGGACTTATTTGCATGTTGACCAAAATTTGAGTATGTATGTGTGTCTATTGTATGAATAGCTcgaattcaatttattaaattttacgaGTATTagcttttcattattttaaattcaaatagTACATTCGTGTTTAAAAGTTATGTTACCTATTTTAAATATACCGTATTCTTATATGTATTGATGTTTGAATCTAAATAGGGTGGAGCTGAATGGTTCATCTCGTTGGGTACAAGGTGAAGAGTCACTATAAATGGTGTTTTGAGTGAAGATAAAATTAGAGTTAGGCAATAAGGTTTAAGATTGAAAGCAGGAAGAGAGAGAGATGGGATCCTTTTTTTCGGTGTAGTTGATGGTTTGTATTCTCTTAATTGTGATCCTAAGGTGCCACATCTAGAGCCCCTGTTGTGGACTAGACATAAGAGGTTAAGTGATGTATGACTATAGGCTTAGATAGAGTGGCGATTAGATATGCTATCAATCACTTTAGATGAGACATAGTAATTAAGCTTATAGATGACTGATAATGAGTGAAGTCCACACGGATTCATACGAATATAAGTTGATGAGCATCTCTAATGGGTCGGCCCGAGGAATATATGGAACCCTTATGAGCTGTAAATGTGCGGGTATCCTCGAGAATTCAATGTCAAATAAGGAAAGAAATCTAATATTTTTGACAActcattaaattttttaaaattatgattaatttTAGAATATAGAGGACctgtattatatataaatattaataatttgtaATATAAAGCGAAATTTATAAATTATCAATTAACAATACTATATATACATACGTAGACACTCATTAGCCATTGTCTCTAAGTGTTCACTGCTTCGGAACGACCCCCGCTACAGTTGACAGTTAAAAATGGCAGTGAGAACCGATCAAAAATTTCCCCACAAAATGGAGATCGGATGCTTTAGCTTAAACCCAGAAGCCCCAGAGTTTTTCCCAACAAGATACACTTTGGTTCCAGGTCCTAGTTTTCCCATTTTACAAACCATAAACGCACCCTATAATCTCCTCTATTATTATCTACCTCTTCAGTACCCCTTTGCTTTCACTGCTCCACCACCACCACGCCACCAAAATGCAGTACTACCCCATTCCTCGTCGCCGGAGAGAGATGTTGTGCTGGTGGCTGAACCGTTCAAGGTTAAGAAGGGTTTCAGTAGAAATAAGTATCATTGGAAAGGTAGAAGAGGCTGCGGTGCTGCTGCTCGAGCAGCTCGTAAGAAAGAATGGAGGGCTAAGCCTGGTTTTaatggtgatgatgatgatgatcaaGCTTCGTTTGAGTGTACAAGGAAGGTTCAATATTGGGCTGGTGGTGAGAAACAACCATTGATTCCACTCCAATCTGGTGGCAGTGAGACGACGATCATGATCAAGAACATTCCCGTCAGATACACGTATGATCGTTGCTTTTGTCttttgcaattttttttttgttgaatacACATACACAGGGACGAAACCACAAGTTTATAGggtcaaaatacaattttatcttttatatgcttgttattttagaatttttaagggGTTAAACTGAATTTTTTTATCTTTGAGAATGCTAAAGTGTATTTTTACCATttaaattaacttataattttaaaaacttaaagggactaaaatgataatttcCCCTTTTGgtgctaaaaataaattataaaactttaatGGGTCAATAAGTGTGATTTTATCTTTGTATATGCTTGTTATTTTCGAATTTTAAGGGGATTAAACTGAAATTTTTCATCTATATGGAGGTCAAAGTGTATTTTTACTATTAGTCAAAgtgtatttttactattaaattaaattttaatattaaaaacttcaagggactaaattgataatttgccTTTTGAGGGGCCAAAAGTATATTATGAAAATTTAAAGGGGGTCAAAagtacaattttatttttatatatttattttagaattttaaaagtattaaactgatttttttttcatctttgggaattataattttaaaaacttcAAGGGACTAAAATTGACAATATACCATTTGTGGTTCTTTTGTAGAAGAGAGATGTTGAAGGAATTTCTTGACCAGCATTGCATGGTTACAAATCGAGAGGCAAAGTCCAATGCAAATAATGAAGAACCTTCATTGTCAGCTTATGATTTCTTGTATCTTCCTATAGACTTTGTGTATGTTTTTACCAAATTTCACATCCCTTCATACATACATACAAACATACTTGCAATTTTATCACTTCCTTTGAGTTCACCATTGTTGCAGCACTAAATCAAAAAGAGGCTACATAGATACATGcatttcttgcaatttcttccctTTACCTTGGTTCACCATTGTTGCAGCACCAGGTCAAACAAAGGCTATGCTTTTGTAAACTTTACCACCCCAATAGCTGCCAGGAAGTTTTATGATGCATGTGACGATAAGCAATGGGAGTGTTTCATGTCAAACAAGATTCGTCAAATATATTGTGCTAAACTCCAGGTATATATATAAACAGTCAATGTATAATTTCAATATTTTCACACACTTGTTATGGTGAATGAAACATTATTCAACAGGGCATTAACGAGCTAGTGAAGCACTTCGAAAAAATGGGGTTTCCATGTGAAGATTTTCAACCCTTGTGCTTCAACCCAGCACGTGATGGTTCAAAGCAACCTGTTGAAGAAACTGTTGTAGGAAGATGCATAGGCTCTTGGTGTACTAACTCCAAATCTTAAGTAGCTCATGACATGACATGGTGATGTTGGGGACAAACAGAACTACACAGTgttggttttttattttttttcatttaaactctTTTGTTCGTTCA from Gossypium arboreum isolate Shixiya-1 chromosome 1, ASM2569848v2, whole genome shotgun sequence harbors:
- the LOC108481321 gene encoding uncharacterized protein LOC108481321; translated protein: MAVRTDQKFPHKMEIGCFSLNPEAPEFFPTRYTLVPGPSFPILQTINAPYNLLYYYLPLQYPFAFTAPPPPRHQNAVLPHSSSPERDVVLVAEPFKVKKGFSRNKYHWKGRRGCGAAARAARKKEWRAKPGFNGDDDDDQASFECTRKVQYWAGGEKQPLIPLQSGGSETTIMIKNIPVRYTREMLKEFLDQHCMVTNREAKSNANNEEPSLSAYDFLYLPIDFVTKSKRGYIDTCISCNFFPLPWFTIVAAPGQTKAMLL